A DNA window from Minwuia thermotolerans contains the following coding sequences:
- a CDS encoding thioesterase family protein, translating to MSSNAPMDILQAVVLPEWIDYNGHMNVGYYNVAFDKATDGLFDHLDMGLDYVQRENKSFFTLETHVHYVREVLEGTPLRYTVQLLDFDAKRVHAFFQMFHAEEGYLSATSEQMCVHVDLATRRTAAMPDDLYARVEKLGLAHRDLPWPEQAGRGMKIRRRGAAA from the coding sequence ATGTCGAGCAACGCTCCGATGGACATTCTGCAGGCGGTCGTCCTGCCGGAATGGATCGACTACAACGGCCACATGAACGTGGGCTACTACAATGTGGCCTTCGACAAGGCGACGGACGGCCTGTTCGACCATCTCGACATGGGGCTGGACTACGTGCAGCGGGAGAACAAGTCGTTCTTCACGCTGGAGACCCATGTCCACTATGTCCGCGAGGTCCTGGAAGGCACGCCGCTGCGCTACACGGTCCAGCTCCTCGACTTCGACGCCAAGCGCGTGCACGCCTTCTTCCAGATGTTCCACGCCGAGGAGGGCTATCTGTCCGCGACGTCGGAGCAGATGTGCGTCCATGTCGACCTGGCCACCCGCCGCACCGCGGCGATGCCCGACGATCTCTACGCCCGGGTGGAGAAGCTCGGCCTGGCGCACCGTGACCTGCCCTGGCCCGAGCAGGCCGGCCGCGGCATGAAGATCCGCCGCCGCGGCGCGGCGGCCTGA
- a CDS encoding chloride channel protein, producing the protein MPPVVQRAREWITKLFRESLRDFRPFRDLAAREQMTMLLFAVLTGLTVGYAAYGFRLSLSAVQYLFYGVGTEYLVQTILVLPWWHVVLAPALGGLAVALFLKFVMPGHRPQGVAEVIEAGMYHNGRMSFRAGMGAAFTSALSIGAGASVGREGPLVHLGGSIASILTKRLNLSRLDGHTMLACGVAAGVAASFNAPIAGVIFAHEVVLGHYALRALAPVVISGVCGTIVTRIHIGDFPAFLIPDYDILSFWQFPAFMMLGLVSGLMALIFFWSVGFTRDVIGRTRIPDFWRPPIAGLAVGVIALQFPEVLGVGYEATDNALNQVYPLHLLILLVAAKMAATSICVSGGFGGGVFSPALFIGAMTGGAFGLIAANVFPELAAEHGLYAIVGMGAVASAVLGAPISTTLIVFELTGDYRVTIALMVAVVLATVMARQFRYPSFFHWQLARRAVKLAETDEVLLHAQVVADVMVTDVETISPEMSFGELREVYRDSSAQAYYVVDADGRIQGALNEADVKYALLDPMLDNLGRAVDIASQTGPLLTPDMPLDEALTAFRGTAHRFLAVVDSPVGRRLLGTVAFRTVLEAHNRALKAAQAETR; encoded by the coding sequence ATGCCGCCCGTGGTCCAGCGCGCCCGCGAATGGATCACGAAGCTGTTCCGCGAAAGCCTGCGCGACTTCCGGCCCTTCCGCGATCTGGCCGCGCGCGAACAGATGACGATGCTGCTGTTCGCGGTGCTCACCGGCCTGACCGTCGGCTACGCGGCCTACGGCTTCCGCCTGTCGCTGTCGGCGGTCCAGTACCTGTTCTACGGCGTCGGCACCGAGTATCTGGTGCAGACGATCCTGGTCCTGCCCTGGTGGCACGTCGTGCTGGCCCCGGCGCTGGGCGGCCTGGCGGTGGCGCTGTTCCTGAAGTTCGTGATGCCCGGCCACCGGCCGCAGGGCGTCGCCGAGGTGATCGAGGCCGGCATGTACCACAACGGGCGGATGTCGTTCCGCGCAGGCATGGGGGCGGCGTTCACCAGCGCGCTGTCGATCGGCGCCGGCGCCTCGGTCGGGCGGGAGGGGCCGCTGGTCCATCTCGGCGGCTCCATCGCCAGCATCCTGACCAAGCGCCTCAACCTGAGCCGTCTGGACGGCCACACCATGCTGGCCTGCGGCGTGGCCGCGGGCGTCGCGGCGTCGTTCAACGCGCCCATCGCGGGCGTGATCTTCGCCCACGAGGTGGTGCTGGGCCATTACGCGCTGCGCGCGCTGGCGCCGGTGGTGATCTCGGGGGTCTGCGGCACCATCGTCACCCGCATCCACATCGGCGACTTCCCGGCCTTCCTGATCCCCGACTACGACATTCTCAGCTTCTGGCAGTTCCCCGCCTTCATGATGCTGGGGCTCGTCTCCGGCCTGATGGCGCTGATCTTCTTCTGGTCGGTGGGCTTCACCAGGGATGTCATCGGTCGGACGCGCATCCCGGACTTCTGGCGGCCGCCCATCGCCGGCCTCGCCGTCGGCGTCATTGCGTTGCAGTTCCCGGAGGTGCTGGGCGTCGGCTACGAGGCGACCGACAATGCGCTGAACCAGGTCTACCCCCTGCACCTGCTGATCCTGCTGGTGGCGGCGAAGATGGCCGCGACCTCGATCTGCGTCTCCGGCGGCTTCGGCGGCGGCGTCTTCTCGCCGGCGCTGTTCATCGGCGCGATGACCGGCGGCGCCTTCGGCCTGATCGCCGCCAATGTCTTCCCCGAACTGGCCGCCGAGCATGGCCTCTACGCCATCGTCGGCATGGGGGCGGTGGCTTCGGCCGTGCTGGGCGCGCCGATCTCGACCACGCTGATCGTCTTCGAGCTCACCGGCGACTATCGCGTCACCATTGCGTTGATGGTGGCCGTGGTGCTGGCCACCGTCATGGCGCGGCAGTTCCGCTATCCCAGCTTCTTCCACTGGCAGCTCGCCCGCCGCGCGGTGAAGCTCGCCGAGACCGACGAGGTGCTGCTGCACGCCCAGGTCGTCGCCGACGTCATGGTGACCGACGTGGAGACGATCAGCCCGGAGATGAGCTTCGGCGAACTGCGCGAGGTCTACCGCGACAGCAGCGCCCAGGCCTATTACGTCGTCGACGCCGACGGGCGCATCCAGGGCGCGCTGAACGAGGCCGACGTGAAATACGCCCTGCTGGATCCGATGCTGGACAACCTCGGCCGCGCCGTCGACATCGCTTCCCAGACCGGGCCGCTGCTGACCCCCGACATGCCGCTGGACGAGGCGCTGACCGCCTTCCGGGGCACGGCGCATCGCTTCCTGGCCGTGGTCGACAGTCCCGTTGGCCGCCGGCTGCTCGGCACCGTCGCCTTCCGCACGGTGCTGGAGGCCCACAACCGCGCGCTCAAGGCCGCCCAGGCGGAGACGCGATAG
- a CDS encoding OmpA family protein: protein MMTSEATALNQALAGEYAHLASEEDIQKDIDSLRHFQDKAQAAADGFVVKPDLPNSRSIPGTETAYAERTYQRILAAYDGGAATETPRLLAQAQSGYDCWLEQVEEGYQLLHIWRCRDKANAALNAIENPPVAVAPKPEAAVPARTYTVYFEFDESEIESEAFNVIDEAMADFRARPNAEIDVTGHADTSGPADYNVALSNRRADAVTDVLELRGVAADRIEAAALGESLPAVQTGDGVREPLNRRVVIIVQDRQ from the coding sequence ATGATGACGTCGGAGGCCACGGCGCTGAACCAGGCGCTGGCCGGCGAGTACGCCCACCTGGCGTCCGAGGAGGATATCCAGAAGGATATCGACTCCCTGCGCCATTTCCAGGACAAGGCCCAGGCGGCTGCGGACGGCTTCGTGGTGAAGCCGGATCTGCCCAACAGCCGCTCCATTCCGGGCACCGAGACGGCCTATGCCGAGCGCACCTACCAGCGCATTCTGGCCGCCTATGACGGTGGCGCCGCGACGGAAACGCCGCGTCTGCTGGCGCAGGCCCAGTCCGGCTACGACTGCTGGCTGGAGCAGGTCGAGGAAGGCTATCAGCTGCTGCACATCTGGCGCTGCCGCGACAAGGCCAATGCGGCCCTGAACGCGATCGAGAACCCGCCGGTCGCCGTCGCGCCGAAGCCTGAGGCTGCAGTTCCGGCGCGGACCTACACGGTCTACTTCGAGTTCGACGAGTCCGAGATCGAATCCGAGGCGTTCAATGTGATCGATGAGGCGATGGCGGACTTCCGCGCCCGGCCGAATGCCGAGATCGACGTGACCGGCCATGCCGACACTTCGGGCCCGGCGGACTACAACGTGGCTCTGTCGAACCGCCGTGCCGACGCCGTGACCGACGTGCTCGAGCTGCGGGGCGTCGCCGCCGACCGCATCGAGGCTGCGGCCCTGGGCGAGAGCCTGCCGGCCGTGCAGACGGGCGACGGCGTGCGTGAGCCGCTGAACCGCCGCGTGGTCATCATCGTGCAGGATCGCCAGTAA
- a CDS encoding thioesterase family protein — protein sequence MQAIKAPFEGYRDKVRPAWIDHNGHMNMGYYLVVFDFATDAFLDDCGLTADHRETQQITTFSLEAHINYLQEVREGDPLLFRTWLLGFDEKRIHYIHEMVHAEDGYRAATNELMSLHVSRETRRAAPMHPDIQARLAAMQAAHARLDPPPEAGRSIGLKNRRK from the coding sequence ATGCAGGCGATCAAGGCGCCGTTCGAAGGCTATCGGGACAAGGTGCGGCCGGCGTGGATCGACCACAACGGTCACATGAACATGGGCTACTACCTGGTGGTCTTCGATTTCGCCACGGACGCCTTCCTGGACGATTGCGGGCTCACCGCCGATCACCGCGAGACGCAGCAGATCACGACTTTCTCGCTGGAGGCCCATATCAACTACCTGCAGGAGGTCCGCGAAGGCGATCCGCTGCTGTTCCGGACCTGGCTGCTTGGCTTCGACGAGAAGCGCATCCACTACATTCACGAGATGGTTCACGCCGAGGACGGCTACCGGGCCGCCACCAACGAACTGATGAGCCTGCATGTCAGCCGGGAGACGCGCCGCGCCGCGCCCATGCACCCGGACATCCAGGCCCGACTCGCCGCGATGCAGGCGGCGCACGCCCGCCTCGATCCGCCGCCGGAGGCCGGGCGCTCCATCGGCCTGAAGAACCGCCGGAAATAG
- the rpsU gene encoding 30S ribosomal protein S21 yields MEVSVRDNNVDQALKVLKKKMQREGIFREMKLRNYYEKPSQRRAREKAEAVRRARKLARKRAQRDGL; encoded by the coding sequence TTGGAAGTCAGCGTTCGTGACAACAATGTCGATCAGGCCCTCAAGGTCCTGAAGAAGAAGATGCAGCGGGAAGGCATCTTCCGCGAAATGAAGCTTCGCAACTACTACGAGAAGCCGTCGCAGCGGCGCGCCAGGGAGAAGGCCGAGGCCGTTCGCCGGGCGCGGAAGCTCGCGCGCAAGCGGGCTCAGCGCGACGGGCTCTGA
- a CDS encoding glutathione S-transferase family protein, with amino-acid sequence MITIHHLGVSQSDRVVWLMEELGLPYELKWYRRKANRLMPDDYVALHPAATAPVIDDDGRRLTESAVILEHICHRHAGGRFTVSPDQANYPDYLYWMHFNNNALGLYFAQLALGANPEGETTPLVRELLRRRWDGYYAMLEQTLGRTPYLAGDEITCADFMTMYDVVRIIPSGGRSIDDLPNTKAYAARIGQRPAYRKAMEIAGPEATPPG; translated from the coding sequence ATGATCACGATACACCATCTCGGCGTCTCCCAGTCGGACCGGGTTGTCTGGCTGATGGAGGAACTCGGCCTGCCCTACGAGCTGAAATGGTATCGCCGGAAGGCCAACCGGCTGATGCCGGACGACTATGTGGCGCTGCACCCGGCGGCGACCGCGCCGGTCATCGACGACGACGGCCGGCGGCTGACGGAATCCGCGGTGATCCTGGAACATATCTGCCACCGCCATGCCGGCGGCCGGTTCACGGTCTCGCCCGACCAGGCGAACTATCCCGACTACCTCTACTGGATGCACTTCAACAACAACGCGCTGGGCCTGTACTTCGCTCAGCTGGCGTTGGGCGCCAACCCGGAGGGGGAGACGACGCCGCTGGTCAGGGAACTGCTGCGGCGGCGCTGGGACGGCTACTACGCCATGCTCGAACAGACTCTGGGCCGCACGCCCTACCTGGCCGGCGACGAGATCACCTGCGCCGATTTCATGACCATGTACGACGTCGTCCGCATCATCCCCTCGGGCGGCCGGTCCATCGACGACCTGCCGAACACGAAAGCCTACGCCGCGCGCATCGGCCAGCGCCCCGCCTACCGCAAGGCCATGGAAATCGCCGGGCCGGAGGCGACCCCGCCTGGGTGA
- a CDS encoding aa3-type cytochrome c oxidase subunit IV, with protein sequence MHEPGSMDISQHRSVYGAFTGLVKWGVIGCIVLLALMAIFLV encoded by the coding sequence ATGCACGAGCCGGGTTCGATGGATATCTCCCAGCACAGGTCGGTCTATGGCGCGTTCACCGGGCTGGTGAAATGGGGCGTGATCGGCTGCATCGTCCTGCTGGCGCTGATGGCGATCTTCCTGGTCTGA
- a CDS encoding polysaccharide deacetylase family protein produces MLNEFRGPWPDGRRGAMALTFDCDVTYAYAPARPDPAGPRTGERLFEKKPKRLQGYSRGMYGLHTALPRILDFLKRRGIRGGFYVPGANVERWPESFRAIVEQGHEIGAHGHEHENVSLYKDDPEAEAAVLDAALAAFEMHLGVRPAGYRSPAWDMNLHTARLLAERGFTYDSSLFAGEAPHMLSDIYPDQPDLLEFPIDWCLDDAVYFMWFMPPHLMAQLHGPEEVFRIWRDELDGIVGEGGVFTLTCHPSVIGRHHRMNILERLVDHAEARGDVWIAPLDEIAGHVMRRKAAA; encoded by the coding sequence ATGCTGAACGAGTTCCGGGGCCCATGGCCCGACGGCCGGCGCGGCGCCATGGCGCTGACCTTCGACTGCGACGTGACCTACGCCTACGCGCCGGCCCGGCCCGACCCGGCCGGCCCGCGCACGGGCGAGCGGCTGTTCGAGAAGAAGCCGAAGCGGCTGCAGGGCTACAGCCGCGGCATGTACGGCCTGCACACGGCCCTGCCGCGCATTCTCGATTTCCTGAAACGGCGCGGGATCCGTGGCGGCTTCTACGTGCCCGGCGCGAACGTGGAGCGCTGGCCCGAATCCTTCCGCGCGATCGTCGAGCAGGGCCACGAGATCGGCGCCCATGGCCACGAGCACGAGAACGTCTCGCTCTACAAGGACGATCCGGAGGCCGAGGCGGCGGTGCTCGACGCCGCGCTCGCGGCCTTCGAGATGCATCTGGGCGTCAGGCCCGCCGGCTACCGCTCGCCGGCCTGGGACATGAACCTGCACACGGCGCGCCTGCTGGCGGAGCGCGGCTTCACCTATGATTCCAGCCTGTTCGCGGGCGAGGCGCCGCACATGCTCTCCGACATCTACCCGGATCAGCCGGACCTGCTGGAGTTTCCCATCGACTGGTGCCTGGATGACGCGGTCTACTTCATGTGGTTCATGCCGCCGCACCTGATGGCGCAGCTGCACGGACCCGAGGAAGTCTTCCGCATCTGGCGCGACGAACTGGACGGCATCGTCGGCGAGGGCGGCGTCTTCACGCTGACCTGCCACCCCTCGGTCATCGGCCGCCACCACCGCATGAACATCCTGGAGCGGCTGGTCGACCACGCCGAAGCCCGGGGCGACGTCTGGATCGCGCCGCTCGACGAGATCGCCGGCCATGTCATGCGGCGGAAGGCCGCCGCCTGA